A window of Chlorobium phaeobacteroides DSM 266 genomic DNA:
ATCAGGCGGTTTTGGAGTCGAATTCCTGAAATGACAGCAGAACCGAAAATATCCTGGCGCATTATAGTTTATCCCCTCTTTCCCTCGTGACAAAAATTTTTCTGAAACCCTGTATTCAAAATAACGGTTCCGGAACAAATCACCGCGCCAGAGAGCGTCACAAACCGCGCAAAGCCATCTCTCCCCGGCAAACGAAGTGGCTGGATGGCTGGATAGCAAAACAGCCTTATTTTACTTTTCGTACATATTCGTGTAATTCGCGGGCAAACTCTTCCTCTTCGTCCCAATTCGATCTTAATCCAAAAACCGGCAGTTGTTTTTATCGGCGAAGCCAGAGAAAACCAACTGCCAATTTCCTTTTCGCGCAAATTCGTGTAATTCGTGGGCAACCTCCCCCTCTTCATCCCATTCCCCGGCATTCCAATGAGATCTCTCCCGATGGTCGAGATGACAAAAACACCAATTCGTCTCTTAATCCAAAAACAAAGCTGGATGGCTGGATGGCTGGATAGCGAAATAGCAAAACAGCCTTAATTCTCTTTTCGTGCATATTCGTGTAATTCGCGGGCAAACTCCCCCTCTTCATCCCAATTCGATCTTAATCCAAAAACCGGCAGTTGTTTTTATCGGCGAAGCCAGAGAAAACCAACTGCCAATTTCCTTTTCGCGCAAATTCGTGTAATTCGCGGGCAACCTCCCCCTCTTCATCCCAGTCCCCGGCATTCCAATGAGATCTCTCCCGATGGTCGAGATGACAAAAACACCAATTCGTCTCTTAATCCAAAAACAAAGCTGGATGGCTGGATGGCTGGATAGCGAAATAGCAAAACAGCCTTAATTCTCTTTTCGTGCATATTCTTGTAATTCGCGGGCAACTCCCCCTCTTCAATCTTCAATCCACAATTCATAATCCAAAACTCAAAATCTCTTCATCCTCTTCATCAGAGTATTTTCTGCTACGGATCAACCTCCCCGAGGCACGGCATCGTTATAATTCTCCGGGAATTCAGGCACCAATGGTATCGCTATAGCATTATGATCAGAACGAGTCAGAGAGCGAGAGATCCCATAGCTTCTTTTCCGTTTGAGAGAGATCTCAACAAAAAAAAGCCGTTTGTTCCCGATTTCTGATTGGCTGGTCCTGACGGGGCAGCGAGGGTTGTTGAGTCGCCACTTCCCGGTATCCTTTTGAAAAGAAGCGTTCTTGATTGCATATTAAGGGATAAAGCGCTTTCTATACCATCATCGAACAACCTGATTTGCAGGAAAGAAAAAAAATGAATAGAAGCATAGCAACCAATCGTTTCGCCGAAATAACAAGGAGATGACTAACAGGAAAACCCGTCTTGCTGTATTCTGTTCCGGAGGAGGCAGCAATTTCCAGGCACTGTATCACGCCATAAAAAGAAAAAAGCTTTCAGCGGAAATCGTTCTCTGCCTGTCAAACCGCTCCCGATGCGGAGCAATGGAGTTTGCCCGCGAGCATAAGATCAAGGATGTTCATCTTTCGGAGAAACAGTTCCCCTCTTTCGACGCTTTTACAGAAGCGATGCTTGAAACACTCCGGAGCAATGAGATTGATCTCATTCTCCTTGCTGGCTACATGCGCAAAGTTCCCGACGCTGTAGTAGGAGCTTTTCCGGAAAGAATCCTCAACATCCACCCTGCCCTCTTGCCAAAATTCGGAGGAGAGGGCATGTACGGGCTGAATGTTCATGCTGCTGTTATCGCTTCAGGCGAAACCATCAGCGGAGCAACCGTTCATCTGGTCAATGAAGAGTATGACAAGGGAAGAGTACTCATGCAGCAAACTGTTCCGGTAATGCCTGACGATAGTGCTGAAAAACTGGCTGAGCGTGTTCTTGCATGTGAGCACCAGCTCTATGCCGAAGCTCTTGAAAAGCTGCTGGGAGAACAGGAAGCATGATCCTGAAAGAGTTGAGCATCAGTGAAATTTTTCACTCGATCCAGGGCGAATCATCCTTTGCCGGATGGCCCTGTGCGTTCGTCAGACTTGCCGGTTGCGGTAACGGGTGCAATTTTTGTGACACCACTTATGCCGAAACCGACGGATTTATGCTTGAAATCCCCGATATCATTATGCAGACCCAGGCATTCAGAGCTCCAATCATTGAAATAACCGGCGGAGAACCATTGCTTCAACCCGCTGTCTATCCGCTCATGCAGCAGCTCTGCAATCTTGGCGAAACCGTTTTGCTTGAAACCGGCGGCTTTCTCTCCGTTGACAAGGTTGACTCGCGCGTTCACAAAATCATTGATCTCAAACCGCCATCGTCAGGGGTTTGCGAGAGAAACTGCCCTGAAAACATCACTCTCGCGTTGCATGCCGGCAAAAAGCTCTCCCAAACGTTTGAGTTCAAGATTGTCGTTGCGAGTCGTGAAGACTACGACTGGGCAAAAGCTCTCCTGTTGCAGCATCAGCTTTATTGCTCATGCATCGTCATGATGGGGGTAATTCATGAAAAACTTGAACCGTCAACCCTTGCGGAATGGATTCTTCGCGACAGGCTTCCGGTCAGGATGCAACTCCAGCTTCACAAATATATCTGGCCTTTGGCAACAAGAGGAACGTAAGGAGACCATTACACTTCCGACTGAAAGTTCACCGTATCTCTGATGGTATAATCGTTTCCGCTTCCGGACGATGAGGTCGAAAGCATCTCTCCAAGAAGTCCGGTTGAAAAAAGCTGAGCGCCGAGAATGATCAACAGAATACCGAGAAAGAGAATGGGCCGGTTACTGACCGGTTTTGCATAGAGAATTTTGTCGAGGGTAACATAGAGACTGATGATGAATCCCGACAGAAAGCTGATAAGCCCCATCATGCCGAAAAAATGCATCGGCCTGCGGAAATATCGGGTTATAAACACCACCGCAAGAAAATCAAAAAGTCCTGCAAAAAAACGACCCGCACCGAATTTTGACTGTCCGTATTTTCTTGACTGATGAACCACCGGCAGTTCCGCAATGGCAAACCCGTTCCAATGGGCAAGAACCGGAATATAACGGTGCATCTCGCCATGCAGCTCTATTCGCCGGACAACCTCGCTCCGATAGACCTTCAGGCCGCAATTGAAATCATGAATCGGAATACCGGTAAAAAGCCTGGTAACCGTATTGAAAACCATTGATGGCAGAGTTTTACCTAAAGGATCCTGACGCTGCTGTTTCCATCCGCTGACAAGATCGTAACCCTCTTCGAGTTTTTTTATCAGCTCCTTGATAGCAAATGGATCATCCTGCAAATCCGCATCAATAGTACAGACATATCGACCTGACGCCGCCTTGAACCCGGCAGAAAGCGCTGCTGTCTTACCGAAATTTCGTTGAAAAGAGATCAGCCTG
This region includes:
- the purN gene encoding phosphoribosylglycinamide formyltransferase → MTNRKTRLAVFCSGGGSNFQALYHAIKRKKLSAEIVLCLSNRSRCGAMEFAREHKIKDVHLSEKQFPSFDAFTEAMLETLRSNEIDLILLAGYMRKVPDAVVGAFPERILNIHPALLPKFGGEGMYGLNVHAAVIASGETISGATVHLVNEEYDKGRVLMQQTVPVMPDDSAEKLAERVLACEHQLYAEALEKLLGEQEA
- a CDS encoding radical SAM protein; the protein is MILKELSISEIFHSIQGESSFAGWPCAFVRLAGCGNGCNFCDTTYAETDGFMLEIPDIIMQTQAFRAPIIEITGGEPLLQPAVYPLMQQLCNLGETVLLETGGFLSVDKVDSRVHKIIDLKPPSSGVCERNCPENITLALHAGKKLSQTFEFKIVVASREDYDWAKALLLQHQLYCSCIVMMGVIHEKLEPSTLAEWILRDRLPVRMQLQLHKYIWPLATRGT
- a CDS encoding glycosyltransferase family 2 protein — its product is MTALSLIVPVYNERESLPELLERLYRAMADKQLHVLFQESFSFEIIIVDDGSIDGSDKLVREMISTKQELRLISFQRNFGKTAALSAGFKAASGRYVCTIDADLQDDPFAIKELIKKLEEGYDLVSGWKQQRQDPLGKTLPSMVFNTVTRLFTGIPIHDFNCGLKVYRSEVVRRIELHGEMHRYIPVLAHWNGFAIAELPVVHQSRKYGQSKFGAGRFFAGLFDFLAVVFITRYFRRPMHFFGMMGLISFLSGFIISLYVTLDKILYAKPVSNRPILFLGILLIILGAQLFSTGLLGEMLSTSSSGSGNDYTIRDTVNFQSEV